The Oscillatoria sp. FACHB-1407 genome includes a region encoding these proteins:
- the moaA gene encoding GTP 3',8-cyclase MoaA, with protein MNSIDYLRISLIDRCNFRCQYCMPEGTELEYIRQQDVLSQEELLLLLRDVFVPCGFTRFRLTGGEPLLRPGVVDIVRAIANLPQTQDLSMTTNAFLLAGMAQELYEAGLRRINISLDSLESDTFDKIVGHQGRSRWQQVWKGIQAAHQVGFDPLKLNVVVIPGVNDHEILDLAALSIDRAWHIRFIEFMPIGNAGLFQDKGWVPSEAIRQSIRDRWGLAESSVRGNGPADVFRIPGAKGTLGFISQMSECFCDRCNRMRLSADGWLRPCLLNESEQLDLKTMLRAGIPIADIRSQVQHLVAIKPEINYKLRHSGTTGVAYARTMSQIGG; from the coding sequence GTGAATTCAATCGATTATCTGCGGATCAGCCTTATCGATCGCTGTAACTTTCGGTGTCAATACTGCATGCCTGAGGGCACAGAGTTGGAATACATCCGACAGCAGGATGTGTTGAGCCAGGAGGAATTATTGCTGCTGTTGCGCGACGTGTTTGTTCCCTGTGGATTTACACGGTTTCGGTTGACAGGGGGAGAGCCACTGCTACGACCTGGGGTGGTTGACATTGTGCGGGCGATCGCCAACCTTCCCCAAACGCAAGATCTGTCCATGACCACTAATGCGTTCTTGCTCGCTGGCATGGCGCAGGAGCTTTACGAGGCAGGTTTACGGCGCATCAACATCAGTCTCGATTCATTAGAATCGGATACCTTTGACAAAATTGTGGGACATCAGGGGCGATCGCGCTGGCAACAGGTCTGGAAGGGGATTCAAGCCGCTCATCAGGTTGGATTCGATCCCCTGAAACTCAACGTTGTCGTGATTCCTGGCGTCAACGATCACGAAATTCTCGATCTAGCCGCTCTTAGCATTGATCGAGCCTGGCATATTCGATTTATTGAATTCATGCCCATCGGTAATGCCGGATTGTTTCAAGACAAAGGGTGGGTGCCCTCCGAAGCCATTCGACAAAGCATTCGCGATCGCTGGGGGTTAGCGGAGTCCTCAGTGCGTGGCAACGGACCTGCCGATGTCTTTCGCATCCCCGGTGCAAAAGGCACATTGGGATTTATTAGTCAGATGTCAGAGTGTTTTTGCGATCGCTGCAACCGCATGAGATTGTCTGCGGATGGATGGTTACGTCCCTGCTTGCTGAATGAATCAGAACAACTTGACCTGAAAACGATGCTACGGGCAGGTATCCCGATCGCAGATATTCGATCGCAAGTTCAACATCTTGTAGCAATCAAACCTGAAATCAACTACAAACTGCGCCACTCTGGCACAACTGGAGTTGCCTACGCAAGAACGATGTCTCAAATTGGCGGTTAG
- a CDS encoding succinate dehydrogenase/fumarate reductase flavoprotein subunit produces MIEHDVIIVGGGLAGSRAAVEIARTDPRLKVAVVAKTHPIRSHSVAAQGGIAATLKNVDDKDTWEAHAFDTVKGSDYLADQDAVEILTREAPDVVIDLEHMGVLFSRLPDGRIAQRAFGGHSHNRTCYAADKTGHAILHELICNLMRYGVKIYDEWYVMRLIFEEGQAKGLVMFNIRDARIEVVRAKAVMFATGGYGRVYNTTSNDYASTGDGLAMTAAAGLPLEDMEFVQFHPTGLYPVGVLISEAVRGEGAYLINAHGDRFMANYAPSRMELAPRDITSRAITKEIRAGRGAHPDGSLGGPFVYLDLRHMGEEKIMSRVPFCWEEAHRLVGIDAVHQPMPVRPTVHYSMGGIPVNTDGRVRSSADSLTEGFFAAGETACVSVHGANRLGSNSLLECVVYGRRTGAAIAQYVQNRKLPDLDERPYLAAAEQQLQSLLSQPGEYRIAQIRQAFQDCMTDYCGVFRTEDLMQEGLSKLQQIRQQAERIYLDDKGKLWNTEMTEALELQSLLAVGEVILTSALNRRESRGAHCREDYPERDDTNFLKHTLAYYSPAGIDIQEMSVAITMFQPQERKY; encoded by the coding sequence ATGATTGAGCACGACGTGATCATTGTTGGCGGTGGATTGGCTGGATCTCGTGCGGCTGTGGAAATCGCCCGCACAGATCCTCGCTTAAAAGTCGCTGTGGTTGCCAAGACCCACCCGATTCGATCGCACTCTGTAGCGGCTCAGGGTGGAATTGCTGCCACTCTCAAAAACGTAGATGACAAGGATACCTGGGAAGCACATGCCTTTGACACCGTTAAGGGATCTGATTATCTGGCAGATCAAGACGCTGTTGAGATTTTGACTCGCGAAGCACCGGACGTAGTGATTGATTTGGAGCATATGGGGGTGCTGTTTTCGCGCCTGCCCGATGGTCGGATCGCTCAACGTGCTTTTGGCGGTCACTCCCACAATCGAACCTGTTATGCAGCAGATAAGACAGGACATGCCATTTTGCATGAGTTGATTTGCAACTTGATGCGCTACGGAGTCAAGATTTACGACGAGTGGTATGTGATGCGCTTGATCTTTGAAGAGGGTCAAGCCAAAGGTCTGGTGATGTTTAACATCCGCGATGCCCGAATTGAGGTGGTACGGGCAAAGGCGGTGATGTTTGCAACGGGTGGCTATGGTCGGGTTTATAACACCACGTCCAACGACTATGCCTCGACCGGGGACGGTTTAGCGATGACTGCGGCTGCTGGCTTGCCTCTAGAAGATATGGAGTTTGTCCAGTTTCACCCAACGGGTTTGTATCCAGTTGGGGTGCTGATCTCTGAGGCTGTGCGGGGAGAGGGAGCGTACTTGATCAATGCCCATGGCGATCGCTTCATGGCAAATTATGCCCCCAGTCGTATGGAGTTGGCTCCGCGAGACATCACCTCCCGGGCGATTACCAAAGAGATTCGAGCCGGACGGGGTGCCCATCCAGATGGTAGCCTAGGTGGCCCCTTTGTCTACCTGGATCTGCGCCACATGGGCGAAGAAAAGATCATGAGCCGGGTGCCTTTCTGCTGGGAAGAAGCTCATCGACTGGTGGGAATTGATGCGGTGCATCAACCAATGCCTGTGCGTCCTACGGTGCATTACTCGATGGGAGGCATTCCAGTCAACACCGATGGCAGAGTCCGCAGTAGTGCCGATAGCTTAACAGAGGGTTTCTTTGCCGCTGGTGAAACAGCCTGTGTTTCAGTCCATGGAGCGAATCGTTTGGGTAGCAATTCGCTGTTGGAGTGCGTGGTCTATGGACGCAGAACTGGGGCAGCGATCGCCCAATATGTGCAAAATCGCAAACTCCCCGACCTGGACGAAAGACCTTATTTGGCAGCAGCAGAGCAGCAATTGCAGAGCCTCTTGAGCCAACCCGGAGAATATCGCATTGCTCAGATTCGGCAAGCCTTCCAGGATTGTATGACTGACTACTGCGGCGTTTTCCGCACAGAAGACCTGATGCAGGAAGGCTTGAGCAAATTGCAGCAAATTCGTCAGCAGGCTGAGCGGATTTATCTTGACGACAAAGGCAAACTCTGGAACACCGAGATGACTGAAGCGTTAGAGCTACAAAGTCTATTGGCGGTGGGTGAAGTCATTCTAACCAGTGCGCTTAACCGCCGAGAAAGTCGAGGTGCCCACTGTCGGGAAGACTATCCTGAACGGGATGATACCAACTTCCTGAAGCATACCCTGGCGTACTATTCCCCTGCTGGAATCGACATTCAGGAAATGTCTGTGGCGATCACGATGTTCCAACCGCAGGAGCGGAAGTATTGA
- a CDS encoding DUF4327 family protein yields MTKTVVDQQVIHPMVKLQGKVRSLIESKAIKPTDSIWKIALLYGDEWSYWKKELEDFDFSMRDPISDLLAVESWEEN; encoded by the coding sequence ATGACTAAAACTGTAGTAGACCAACAGGTCATTCACCCAATGGTGAAGCTTCAAGGTAAGGTGCGTTCCCTAATAGAGTCCAAAGCAATTAAACCAACTGACAGCATTTGGAAGATTGCCTTACTCTATGGAGACGAGTGGTCTTACTGGAAGAAAGAGTTGGAAGACTTTGACTTCTCTATGCGTGACCCCATCAGTGATTTGCTTGCTGTCGAAAGCTGGGAGGAAAACTAA
- a CDS encoding rRNA large subunit pseudouridine synthase E: protein MAMRKTSPSRTTPPYRYLLFYKPYDVLTQFTDEAGGGETSRRTLKDYIPVPDVYPVGRLDRDSEGLLLLTNNGQLQHRLTDPKFHHPRTYWVQVERIPDQAALQQLRQGITIQDYKTRPAKVQLLPEEPSLPPRDPPIRFRKSVPTAWLEMTLTEGRNRQIRRMTAAVGFPTLRLVRVAIAHLRLDGLKPGQWRELSSDDLELLKAQYNSS, encoded by the coding sequence ATGGCGATGCGTAAAACTTCTCCCTCCAGGACGACTCCCCCTTATCGATACCTCCTGTTTTACAAACCCTATGATGTGCTGACCCAGTTTACCGATGAGGCAGGGGGCGGGGAAACCTCCAGACGGACGCTCAAAGACTACATTCCAGTGCCCGATGTGTATCCTGTTGGACGGCTCGATCGCGACAGTGAGGGGTTGCTGCTATTGACGAACAACGGTCAACTTCAACATCGACTGACCGATCCCAAATTTCACCATCCCCGCACCTACTGGGTGCAAGTCGAGCGTATTCCCGATCAGGCTGCCCTGCAACAGTTGCGGCAGGGAATCACCATTCAAGACTACAAAACTCGCCCTGCAAAGGTGCAACTCCTGCCAGAAGAGCCATCCCTGCCGCCACGCGATCCTCCAATTCGGTTTCGTAAGTCTGTGCCAACTGCCTGGTTAGAAATGACACTGACTGAGGGGCGAAATCGACAGATTCGACGCATGACGGCAGCAGTTGGTTTTCCAACATTGCGACTTGTGCGTGTGGCGATCGCTCACCTACGACTGGATGGATTGAAGCCAGGGCAATGGCGAGAGCTATCATCCGATGATCTAGAGCTTTTGAAAGCTCAGTACAACTCGTCGTAA
- a CDS encoding roadblock/LC7 domain-containing protein has translation MAISTEKLTHVLQNFVTSTNDVQGAAIVTPDGLPLAASLPGGMDEERVSAMSAAMLSLGERIGSELARGGIDRIFVEGDKGFGILTSCGEDAVFLVLANQSAKQGLLMLEIKRALSELKAILM, from the coding sequence ATGGCTATCAGTACTGAAAAATTGACTCATGTTTTGCAGAATTTTGTGACATCAACTAATGATGTCCAGGGGGCGGCGATCGTTACTCCTGACGGGTTGCCATTAGCAGCCAGTTTGCCCGGTGGTATGGATGAAGAACGGGTTTCTGCAATGTCTGCGGCAATGTTGTCTTTAGGTGAGCGCATTGGAAGCGAACTTGCTAGAGGCGGAATCGATCGGATCTTTGTGGAAGGTGACAAAGGGTTTGGCATTCTGACCAGTTGCGGTGAAGATGCGGTTTTTCTGGTCTTAGCAAATCAATCTGCAAAGCAGGGTTTGTTGATGTTAGAAATCAAGCGTGCTTTGTCAGAGTTGAAAGCAATTCTGATGTGA
- the rpsD gene encoding 30S ribosomal protein S4: protein MSRYRGPRLRIVRRLGELPGLTRKATKASGKRSYPPGQHGQARKKRSEYAVRLEEKQKLRFNYGLSERQMLRYVRKARRAAGSTGQVLLQLLEMRLDNTVFRMGMAPTIPAARQLVNHGHVTINGRVVNIPSYQCKPGEVVGVRDSDRSRKLVQENLQFPGLAHLPSHLEFDKNTLVGKVNSVVEREWVALQVNELLVVEYYSRQA from the coding sequence ATGTCGCGATACCGGGGCCCGCGCCTCAGAATTGTCCGCCGCTTAGGTGAATTACCGGGTTTGACCCGCAAGGCTACTAAAGCCTCTGGAAAACGGTCTTATCCGCCTGGACAACATGGTCAGGCTCGCAAGAAGCGGTCTGAATACGCAGTTCGTCTAGAGGAAAAGCAAAAGTTACGGTTTAACTATGGTTTGAGTGAGCGGCAAATGCTGCGCTATGTGCGTAAAGCTCGCCGCGCCGCTGGTTCTACTGGACAGGTGTTGTTGCAATTGCTCGAAATGCGGTTAGACAATACCGTATTTCGCATGGGAATGGCTCCGACTATTCCGGCTGCACGGCAGTTAGTAAACCACGGACATGTGACTATCAACGGTCGGGTGGTTAACATCCCCAGCTATCAATGCAAGCCTGGGGAAGTGGTTGGGGTTAGAGATAGCGATCGCTCTCGTAAACTGGTGCAAGAGAACTTGCAGTTCCCCGGTTTAGCCCACTTGCCCAGCCACCTAGAATTTGACAAAAATACGCTGGTTGGCAAAGTTAACAGTGTAGTTGAGCGAGAGTGGGTTGCACTCCAAGTCAATGAACTGCTGGTCGTTGAATATTATTCACGTCAGGCATAA
- a CDS encoding serine/threonine phosphatase, whose amino-acid sequence MLVCPQCQFENPNDHKFCQKCGVSLTEVICPGCDATVPSDTEQCPHCDTTTGTFWWAVQLPNSSALSSQTTEPPSQPAETQLTDTAATTASYLDPQQRYKLLSPLSPSSVSGLEARVLDCQPYQPTLLELLQEKLPELVKESESKERFAQPGDVMSSTEEPSLIKDRTVPAVARIYLALQPQLHPALPRLHDTWEQDGQVTLLLEDRSDLMLLSDAWRSDDVLPLQILHWLYQMTEVWQLLEPHHCCQSLLDINNLRIDEDQLLCLQRLHFDTPGHPLQLKDLGRLWQMLFQMSQRTQLGSLVRLCHDLESGGVTDIEMLQSQFEAIANELQPDVVHSPVPQPPPPFTFPDDDDRTIELTTSGVRATAYPAADMSVSTSSTRFELGSLEDDSTSEGDDIPTVVLPMKLINLEDAGRTDVGKQRDHNEDCFSIHVELKKVESPSGRTVQAKGLYILCDGMGGHAGGEVASAMAVESLKKYFEVNWQDQLPSEASIREAIQLTNKTIYDLNQQNDRSGSGRMGTTLVLLLLHDTHAAIAHVGDSRLYRFSRRRGLEQITVDHEVGQREIQRGVEPAIAYARPDAYQLTQALGPRDEHFVNPDVQFMELNEDLLLLLCSDGLTDNDLLETHWRTHIEPLVSSQANLEQGVSQLIDLANQYNGHDNITAVAIKAKVRPNLDQLKR is encoded by the coding sequence ATGCTTGTTTGTCCCCAATGTCAGTTTGAGAACCCAAATGACCATAAGTTTTGTCAGAAGTGCGGTGTTTCCCTGACGGAAGTTATTTGTCCTGGTTGTGATGCAACAGTCCCCTCTGATACGGAACAGTGTCCTCATTGCGATACAACAACTGGGACTTTTTGGTGGGCAGTGCAATTGCCCAATTCATCGGCTTTGTCCTCTCAGACAACGGAACCCCCATCTCAACCTGCTGAGACTCAACTGACTGATACAGCAGCAACTACGGCTAGCTATCTTGATCCCCAACAGAGGTACAAACTCCTCAGCCCTCTGTCTCCTTCATCGGTTAGCGGGTTAGAGGCACGGGTTTTAGATTGCCAACCCTATCAACCGACTCTGCTCGAGTTGCTACAAGAGAAGCTACCTGAGCTTGTTAAAGAGTCAGAGTCCAAAGAGAGATTTGCTCAACCCGGTGATGTTATGTCTTCCACAGAGGAACCCTCTTTAATTAAAGATCGAACTGTTCCAGCCGTCGCTCGGATCTACCTGGCACTACAACCCCAACTTCATCCTGCTCTCCCTCGGTTGCACGACACCTGGGAGCAAGATGGACAAGTCACGCTGCTCTTAGAGGATCGCTCAGATCTCATGTTGTTGTCGGATGCGTGGCGTTCTGATGACGTGCTACCTCTGCAAATTTTGCATTGGCTCTATCAGATGACAGAAGTTTGGCAATTATTAGAACCCCATCACTGCTGTCAAAGTTTGTTAGACATTAACAATCTGCGAATTGACGAAGATCAACTCCTCTGTCTGCAACGACTCCACTTCGATACTCCAGGTCACCCGCTACAACTGAAGGATCTGGGGCGTTTATGGCAGATGTTGTTCCAAATGTCACAGCGGACTCAATTGGGTTCGCTAGTACGGCTGTGTCACGATTTAGAGTCTGGGGGCGTGACGGATATTGAGATGTTGCAATCTCAATTTGAGGCGATCGCCAATGAGTTGCAACCCGATGTGGTTCACAGTCCTGTGCCACAACCTCCACCTCCATTTACGTTTCCCGATGATGACGATCGCACCATTGAACTCACCACTTCTGGTGTCCGAGCTACTGCCTATCCAGCAGCAGATATGAGTGTTTCGACAAGCTCAACGCGATTTGAGCTAGGCAGCCTGGAGGATGATTCCACCAGTGAGGGAGATGACATCCCAACGGTCGTTCTGCCCATGAAGCTGATTAACTTAGAGGATGCAGGACGCACTGACGTCGGCAAACAGCGCGATCACAATGAAGACTGTTTTAGCATTCACGTTGAACTGAAAAAGGTAGAAAGCCCCTCCGGTCGAACTGTTCAGGCAAAAGGGCTTTACATTCTGTGTGATGGTATGGGCGGACACGCTGGTGGCGAAGTTGCCAGTGCTATGGCAGTTGAGAGCCTCAAAAAATACTTTGAGGTCAATTGGCAAGACCAGTTGCCCTCAGAAGCCAGCATTCGAGAGGCAATTCAACTAACCAACAAGACAATCTATGATCTCAATCAACAAAATGATCGCTCTGGTAGTGGTCGAATGGGCACAACCTTAGTATTGCTGTTGTTACACGACACCCATGCCGCGATCGCCCATGTGGGAGACAGCCGCCTCTATCGCTTTAGTCGCCGTCGAGGGCTAGAGCAAATCACGGTTGATCACGAGGTAGGGCAACGCGAAATTCAACGGGGAGTTGAACCGGCGATCGCCTATGCCCGCCCCGATGCCTATCAACTGACCCAGGCGTTAGGACCACGCGATGAGCACTTCGTCAATCCAGATGTGCAATTTATGGAACTCAACGAAGATCTGTTGCTGTTGTTGTGTTCAGATGGATTGACTGACAATGATTTGCTCGAAACCCATTGGCGGACTCATATTGAGCCATTAGTCAGCTCTCAAGCCAACCTTGAACAGGGGGTTAGCCAATTGATTGATTTAGCTAACCAATACAATGGTCACGACAACATTACAGCCGTCGCTATTAAAGCCAAAGTTCGTCCTAACCTGGATCAACTTAAACGTTAA
- a CDS encoding potassium channel family protein has protein sequence MNNKPLIIVCGLGRTGHKIFSLLKQQGAQVVGVHSHPLNTIEDHIITGDLRAATTLIQAGIADAHTLVLSNSDDALNLAILTQARVLNPHIRIINRLFNTSLGNRLDRTLPNHFTMSVAALSAPVFTFAAMGNRAIGQLRLFQQTWPIHEEYIDAQHPWWGHTLTDLWENRDRMLIYYLPADSSLDLVSAVTQKQPLRQGDRLIIATKPQVQQNRRSLTQRILGLFTRLRQFQQHIRPTLITLLVLAVTIGAATLTYTAANFQVSLVDALYFAVGMITGAGGNESIAEKAPVEIKVFTVVMMLIGTAVVGICYALLNDLILGTRLQQLWKTFPIPQRHHYIICGLGGVGMQIVHQLHANGCSVVVIEQDSDNRFLSSVHALRIPVVQGDASLPETLIKAHIERATALLAVTSNDVTNLEIALTAKGLAPKIPVIVRNQDPQFAPLAQQVFDFEAVLSPAELAAPSFAAAALGGQVFGNGMTANTLWVALATMITSGHPFYGKQVREIAIATDLVPLYLETRQHLATHAPGESDHLASKQRTVHGWDLLEITLGLGDVLYLTIPAAHLEQLWRVSPHSLSSSVLDARVEDRSPFQNVKHR, from the coding sequence ATGAATAACAAACCTCTGATTATTGTTTGTGGCTTAGGTCGCACTGGGCACAAGATCTTTTCCTTACTCAAGCAACAGGGTGCTCAGGTTGTTGGTGTGCATTCTCACCCCCTGAACACCATCGAGGATCACATTATCACTGGCGATTTGCGCGCTGCAACGACCTTGATTCAGGCTGGAATTGCCGATGCTCATACGCTGGTGTTGTCGAACAGTGATGATGCGTTGAATCTGGCAATTTTGACCCAGGCACGGGTCTTAAACCCACACATTCGGATTATCAATCGCCTGTTCAACACCAGTTTAGGTAATCGCCTCGATCGCACCCTGCCCAATCATTTCACCATGAGTGTCGCAGCTTTGTCGGCTCCGGTGTTTACCTTTGCTGCCATGGGCAACCGGGCGATCGGGCAATTGCGCCTGTTTCAGCAAACCTGGCCTATCCACGAAGAATATATTGATGCTCAACATCCCTGGTGGGGTCACACGCTCACTGATTTGTGGGAAAACCGCGATCGCATGTTGATCTACTACCTCCCTGCGGACAGTAGTTTGGATTTGGTGTCAGCAGTGACGCAAAAGCAGCCGCTACGGCAGGGCGATCGCCTGATCATTGCTACCAAACCACAGGTTCAACAGAACCGTCGCTCACTGACCCAGAGAATTCTAGGGTTGTTCACCCGACTGCGGCAATTTCAGCAACATATTCGCCCAACCTTAATTACGTTGCTGGTGTTAGCCGTCACGATTGGGGCGGCAACCCTGACCTATACCGCCGCAAATTTTCAAGTCTCCCTGGTTGATGCGCTTTATTTTGCAGTTGGCATGATCACGGGGGCTGGAGGCAATGAAAGCATTGCAGAAAAAGCCCCGGTTGAAATCAAGGTGTTTACTGTAGTCATGATGCTGATCGGCACCGCCGTGGTTGGCATCTGCTACGCCTTGCTCAACGACTTGATCTTAGGAACTCGCCTACAGCAACTCTGGAAAACTTTCCCGATTCCTCAACGTCACCATTACATTATTTGCGGCTTAGGAGGAGTTGGAATGCAGATCGTGCATCAGCTTCACGCCAATGGCTGTAGTGTGGTTGTGATTGAACAGGATTCTGATAACCGCTTTCTCAGCTCTGTTCATGCCCTCAGAATTCCGGTCGTGCAAGGGGATGCCAGTCTGCCGGAGACCCTGATCAAAGCCCACATTGAACGCGCAACAGCACTATTAGCCGTCACTAGCAACGATGTCACCAATTTAGAGATTGCCCTGACGGCTAAAGGGTTAGCCCCTAAAATTCCGGTGATCGTGCGCAACCAGGACCCACAGTTTGCCCCGTTAGCACAGCAGGTATTTGATTTTGAAGCGGTTTTGAGTCCGGCAGAGCTTGCGGCTCCGTCGTTTGCGGCAGCTGCTCTGGGGGGACAGGTGTTTGGAAACGGGATGACCGCCAATACGCTGTGGGTTGCTTTGGCGACGATGATTACTTCCGGGCATCCGTTTTATGGAAAACAGGTGAGGGAGATTGCGATCGCCACTGATTTGGTTCCGCTGTATTTGGAAACCCGCCAGCATTTGGCGACTCACGCACCTGGAGAAAGTGATCATTTAGCGTCGAAGCAGCGCACGGTTCATGGTTGGGATTTACTAGAGATAACCCTGGGATTGGGTGACGTGCTCTATCTGACGATTCCTGCTGCCCATTTAGAGCAACTGTGGCGAGTTAGCCCTCATTCCCTATCATCCTCTGTCCTGGATGCCAGAGTGGAAGACCGCAGTCCATTTCAGAATGTTAAGCATCGTTAG
- a CDS encoding protoglobin domain-containing protein, whose amino-acid sequence MSLEPREFLARVETRIGFTSEDKSVLKENADWGLEVAPEMADHFYAFLGRDSEMNAILYASEGRIHRLRETFVQWFHEMFTGMDGWSDAYATRRWRIGLVHVQIGIGPQHVVPAMAIVVHEVGKRLQKDGKSEAIRDALSKICMIDLAFIEQAYVEVSSAAVLRETGWTEGLFRRLVTTGAGKM is encoded by the coding sequence ATGTCTCTGGAGCCACGCGAATTTTTAGCTCGAGTAGAAACACGAATTGGGTTTACCAGCGAAGACAAATCTGTTCTTAAAGAAAACGCAGATTGGGGATTAGAAGTTGCCCCAGAGATGGCAGATCACTTCTACGCTTTCTTAGGTCGCGATTCAGAAATGAATGCAATTCTGTACGCCTCTGAAGGTCGGATTCATCGCCTCCGTGAAACCTTTGTTCAGTGGTTTCACGAAATGTTTACTGGCATGGATGGTTGGTCAGATGCTTATGCAACCCGTCGTTGGCGTATTGGTCTAGTCCATGTCCAAATCGGGATTGGACCTCAACATGTTGTTCCTGCAATGGCGATCGTGGTTCATGAGGTTGGCAAACGACTCCAAAAAGATGGCAAGTCAGAGGCAATCAGAGATGCTTTGAGCAAAATCTGCATGATTGATCTGGCTTTTATTGAGCAGGCTTATGTCGAGGTTTCGTCTGCTGCTGTCTTGCGTGAAACAGGTTGGACAGAGGGTTTGTTCCGTCGGTTAGTCACTACTGGCGCAGGAAAAATGTAA
- a CDS encoding DUF4388 domain-containing protein, whose product MAITGYLTEFSLAEIFQLLEQGRKTGLLSISKLSEVAEDGRNHYIWFKQGRIVGAAHTLDQQGLISLISHRGWLGDRAAFKLAQSCPIDTPIGLCLKSQGILQAEQLKLLFYTQVMRQVCALFELKDGWFQFDAKAPIPASELTGLSAPATEVTLAGLRALKDWSALQDKLPDPASSIISVIDGKPELKLNQVEWQVWEFTNGSLSLKAIAEQMRLSIEQIQHIAFRLVVVGLVEELPFLESAPAPQPSDLLLPTDSSVTATEASEATKVSPTFLQNLVGFLKGKL is encoded by the coding sequence ATGGCAATCACAGGGTATTTAACCGAATTTTCACTTGCAGAGATTTTTCAACTGCTGGAACAAGGTCGCAAGACTGGACTGTTGAGCATTTCTAAACTGTCAGAAGTCGCAGAAGACGGCAGAAATCACTACATCTGGTTTAAGCAAGGGCGTATTGTTGGAGCAGCCCACACGCTCGATCAGCAAGGTTTGATTAGTTTGATTAGCCACCGGGGGTGGTTGGGCGATCGCGCTGCATTCAAACTGGCGCAAAGCTGTCCCATCGACACACCCATTGGTTTGTGTCTCAAGTCGCAGGGAATTTTGCAAGCTGAACAACTCAAGTTATTGTTCTATACCCAGGTAATGCGGCAGGTGTGTGCTCTCTTTGAACTCAAGGACGGGTGGTTTCAATTTGATGCCAAAGCTCCAATCCCTGCTTCAGAGTTGACGGGGTTGAGTGCTCCTGCGACAGAAGTGACTCTGGCAGGCTTGCGTGCTCTGAAGGACTGGAGTGCCTTGCAAGACAAGTTGCCTGACCCTGCCTCTAGCATTATCAGTGTGATTGATGGTAAGCCCGAATTGAAGCTCAATCAGGTTGAGTGGCAGGTGTGGGAATTCACGAACGGCAGTCTGTCTCTGAAGGCGATCGCTGAGCAGATGCGGCTATCAATCGAGCAAATTCAGCATATTGCCTTCCGGTTGGTCGTGGTTGGACTAGTCGAAGAGTTGCCTTTTCTGGAGTCTGCCCCTGCTCCTCAGCCCAGTGATTTGTTATTACCCACTGATTCTTCCGTTACAGCGACTGAAGCGTCTGAAGCTACAAAAGTCAGCCCAACATTTTTGCAAAATTTAGTTGGTTTTCTAAAAGGCAAGCTGTAA
- a CDS encoding GTP-binding protein gives MRLVVTGPVGAGKSTFIRSVSEIEVVDTDRQATDETALLKKKTTVAFDFGRLQFGSDMALHLYGTPGQSRFDFMWDILIRKAHAYILLVAAHRPHEFRDARRILTFMKRRSPVPMIIGLTHSDCDGAWDEENVAIAIGYLDAHQRPLIVKVNANETASVAQAVLALVQTSFQANCLVS, from the coding sequence ATGCGACTGGTCGTTACCGGACCTGTAGGAGCCGGAAAATCTACTTTTATTCGGTCAGTGAGCGAGATTGAGGTGGTTGATACCGATCGCCAGGCAACAGACGAAACTGCTCTGCTCAAGAAAAAAACCACCGTCGCGTTTGACTTTGGACGACTTCAGTTTGGTTCCGATATGGCACTGCATCTATACGGCACCCCTGGTCAATCCCGCTTTGACTTTATGTGGGATATTTTGATTCGTAAAGCACACGCTTATATTCTGCTGGTCGCGGCTCATCGTCCCCATGAGTTTCGCGATGCTCGTCGAATTTTGACCTTTATGAAACGACGATCGCCCGTACCCATGATCATCGGTTTGACCCATTCTGATTGTGATGGTGCCTGGGATGAGGAAAACGTGGCGATCGCCATTGGCTATCTCGATGCCCACCAGCGACCGTTGATCGTCAAAGTCAATGCCAACGAAACAGCCTCCGTTGCACAGGCTGTTCTGGCATTAGTCCAGACTTCTTTTCAAGCAAATTGTTTGGTCAGTTGA